One Erysipelothrix amsterdamensis DNA window includes the following coding sequences:
- a CDS encoding CpaF/VirB11 family protein, with protein sequence MCSRLSNIVNLPFNQQHPVLETDLNDLRISVIHPSVTRFLSVSIRKTTFKLRLSESYIESSSYMSISALKFLKYAVRSKCNILVSGLPGAGKTELIKFLAGYISRDERIITIEDSYELHLKQIYPPLDTVEIKVDDRFNYSQAIKASLRQRPNWLLLSEVRGAEIVDLLRCISTGASVMSTVHARSAMEIPDRIQQMTPINATEYINEQKIFDAINIGIHIDLKISSAGIQRYVREIVVYTREGHYRLYTFKGKRLQSKIPELIKEKAELYGVKW encoded by the coding sequence ATGTGCTCACGTTTATCAAATATTGTTAATCTTCCATTTAACCAACAACATCCTGTGCTTGAAACTGATTTGAATGACTTACGTATCAGTGTCATTCATCCAAGTGTTACACGCTTCTTGAGTGTCTCAATTCGAAAGACAACGTTTAAGTTGCGTCTGAGTGAATCGTATATTGAATCTTCGTCCTATATGAGTATTTCTGCTCTAAAATTTTTAAAGTATGCGGTACGTTCTAAGTGTAATATCTTGGTAAGTGGACTTCCGGGAGCAGGTAAGACTGAATTGATTAAGTTTTTGGCGGGTTATATCAGTCGTGATGAGCGAATCATTACAATTGAAGATTCCTATGAATTACACCTTAAACAGATTTATCCGCCTTTAGATACAGTAGAAATTAAAGTTGATGATCGTTTCAACTATTCGCAAGCGATTAAAGCGAGTTTACGTCAAAGACCAAACTGGTTATTACTGAGTGAAGTGAGAGGCGCGGAAATCGTTGATTTATTAAGATGCATTTCCACTGGTGCGAGTGTTATGAGTACGGTCCATGCACGAAGTGCGATGGAAATTCCAGATCGAATTCAACAGATGACGCCAATCAATGCGACTGAATATATAAATGAGCAGAAGATCTTTGACGCAATTAATATTGGTATCCACATTGATCTAAAAATTTCTTCTGCAGGGATTCAACGTTATGTTCGAGAAATTGTTGTCTATACACGTGAAGGTCATTATCGATTGTATACATTTAAAGGTAAACGTCTACAGTCTAAAATTCCAGAATTGATTAAGGAAAAAGCTGAATTGTATGGTGTAAAATGGTAG
- a CDS encoding beta-carotene 15,15'-monooxygenase — MVVVLLIAFIYIYRNRHDFVQALKCITKPNLHMGMFKAYQLYLVAFILLVSIVSVGILFRLKTSFIALLSVFSICCGVMQLHIICCYQNQKNNFQSLYLFLSSNASFFRNWEKVLPCLEHIVSTEPSFKSYIDIILSAIECGESIISAYRKISTHYLVVTLAVIMEMAETYGNAGLDHALLSYEEDLDQWKAYTEKLNQELLGMRLKVLLLTIMSIGIAYLSIGMLSETVEIVHSWLYQYAVTGFLIVILIVLMETMKGMKASWFGEEECID, encoded by the coding sequence ATGGTAGTCGTTTTATTAATTGCATTTATATATATTTATCGTAACCGTCACGATTTTGTACAAGCATTGAAGTGTATTACTAAACCGAATCTCCATATGGGTATGTTCAAGGCTTATCAACTCTATTTGGTCGCGTTTATCCTACTTGTTTCCATCGTCTCTGTCGGAATTTTATTTAGACTTAAGACTTCATTCATCGCCTTACTGAGTGTATTCTCGATTTGTTGTGGTGTTATGCAACTTCATATTATTTGTTGTTATCAAAATCAAAAAAACAACTTTCAATCTTTGTATCTATTTCTAAGTTCAAATGCATCGTTTTTTAGAAACTGGGAAAAAGTATTGCCATGTTTAGAACATATTGTATCTACTGAACCCTCTTTCAAATCGTATATAGACATCATCTTAAGTGCAATCGAATGTGGAGAATCCATAATTAGTGCATATAGAAAAATCTCGACACATTATCTTGTTGTAACGCTCGCTGTAATAATGGAAATGGCAGAAACATATGGAAATGCGGGACTCGATCACGCACTTCTTAGTTATGAAGAAGATCTCGATCAGTGGAAGGCATATACAGAAAAACTAAATCAAGAACTATTAGGGATGCGATTAAAGGTATTGCTACTCACTATAATGAGTATTGGAATTGCTTATCTTTCGATTGGAATGTTAAGTGAAACTGTGGAAATTGTTCATTCATGGCTTTATCAGTATGCAGTAACTGGATTTTTGATTGTGATTTTAATTGTTCTTATGGAAACAATGAAAGGAATGAAAGCATCATGGTTTGGCGAGGAAGAATGTATTGATTAG
- a CDS encoding type III pantothenate kinase yields the protein MILTIDVGNSNTVIVGYEKNQIVYKERINTEKNNVASYYTSQFESLDCDMEAVILSSVVPNITDTIISVLTKQFACSIDSVSIDNVQNFDVKLDNPKEIGADFIATAVGAFSQYQAPIIIADIGSASKISVVDSEGAFSGGVIIPGIQTSLDALVHYIPHLPTVALEVPPNVIGTNTQSCIQSGITYGLVAQIQGLATMMEKELGMKCTKIITGGYAQLIHYNLPDFIHKPDLLNDGLRILYQNDYFKSTSVSDDNE from the coding sequence ATGATTCTGACAATTGATGTTGGTAATTCAAATACGGTAATAGTTGGTTATGAAAAGAATCAAATAGTCTATAAAGAAAGAATCAATACTGAAAAAAATAATGTTGCTTCGTATTACACTTCTCAGTTTGAATCGTTAGATTGTGATATGGAGGCTGTAATCTTATCAAGTGTTGTTCCAAACATTACAGATACGATTATTAGTGTTTTAACTAAACAATTTGCTTGTAGTATCGATAGTGTATCGATTGATAATGTTCAAAATTTTGATGTTAAATTAGACAATCCTAAAGAAATTGGAGCGGACTTCATTGCGACCGCAGTAGGCGCTTTCTCACAGTATCAAGCACCGATTATCATCGCAGACATTGGAAGTGCATCAAAAATAAGTGTCGTTGATAGTGAGGGTGCATTTTCTGGAGGTGTCATTATTCCAGGAATCCAAACATCTCTGGATGCTCTTGTGCACTATATACCACATCTCCCTACAGTAGCACTTGAAGTTCCTCCCAATGTGATTGGCACAAACACACAAAGCTGTATTCAGTCGGGAATTACCTACGGCTTGGTTGCACAGATTCAAGGTCTTGCAACGATGATGGAGAAGGAATTAGGAATGAAGTGTACTAAAATAATTACAGGCGGTTATGCGCAACTGATTCATTATAATCTTCCTGATTTCATTCATAAACCCGATCTTCTCAATGACGGATTACGCATCTTATATCAAAATGATTATTTTAAATCAACAAGTGTTAGCGATGACAATGAATAA
- a CDS encoding metallophosphoesterase codes for MVFKIVLFIFILIVVLVLYGLLEYYWLKTKQINIKDFKVSKDIPNQLRGKRIVFISDFQFDHRGRNFLDHAAQNVVNKTNSLEPDLVILGGDYIHQKHRRNNRIFDYLKEIEAPKVGVLGNHDYRDLETSLNGLKHANVQVIKNEVVRFHGMNIIGVDDYKRGKIKLPDYDDSLNLLVTHNPDYAPKLDGDADIDFALAGHLHGGQLTFFGLYAPAANHSEYGQRYRYGLVHDKHHSIYITSGVGGTVNLIPIRIFARPEIVVIDF; via the coding sequence ATGGTATTTAAAATTGTATTATTCATTTTTATTCTTATAGTAGTTTTAGTGCTCTACGGATTACTGGAATACTATTGGCTCAAAACAAAACAAATTAATATAAAAGATTTTAAAGTAAGCAAAGATATTCCTAATCAATTAAGAGGAAAAAGAATTGTATTTATTTCTGACTTTCAATTTGATCATCGCGGTCGTAATTTTCTAGACCATGCGGCACAAAATGTTGTTAATAAAACGAACAGTCTTGAACCTGACTTAGTTATTTTAGGAGGAGACTATATTCATCAAAAACATCGCCGGAACAATCGTATTTTTGATTACTTAAAGGAAATTGAAGCGCCAAAAGTAGGTGTATTGGGGAATCATGACTATCGTGATCTCGAAACATCACTCAATGGTTTGAAACACGCAAACGTACAAGTCATCAAAAATGAAGTGGTTCGCTTTCATGGTATGAATATTATCGGAGTCGACGACTATAAGCGTGGTAAAATCAAACTTCCTGATTATGATGATAGTCTGAATTTACTGGTTACTCATAATCCTGATTATGCGCCTAAGCTAGATGGAGATGCGGATATCGATTTTGCCTTAGCAGGTCATCTTCATGGTGGACAATTAACATTCTTTGGTCTTTATGCGCCTGCAGCGAATCATAGTGAATACGGACAACGCTATCGTTATGGATTAGTCCATGATAAACACCATAGTATCTATATTACTTCAGGCGTAGGTGGAACCGTTAATCTTATCCCGATTCGAATTTTTGCTCGCCCTGAAATTGTAGTAATCGATTTTTAA
- a CDS encoding PadR family transcriptional regulator, producing MLSSDVMRGYNDTIVLYILRSNDSYGYEIGQKIQALSNRKYTIKETTLYSTFARLEKNGYIKSYSGGEETKGRQRTYYHITDLGNQYYLEKCVEWNLVKEIIDIFTQNQEETL from the coding sequence ATGCTTAGTAGTGATGTAATGAGAGGATACAATGATACGATTGTTCTTTATATTTTGCGCTCAAATGATTCATATGGATATGAGATTGGCCAAAAAATTCAAGCACTCTCAAATCGGAAGTATACTATAAAAGAAACAACGCTCTATTCCACATTCGCCCGTCTCGAAAAAAACGGGTATATCAAATCATATAGTGGTGGAGAAGAAACAAAGGGACGTCAACGAACCTACTATCATATTACGGATTTAGGAAACCAATACTATCTTGAGAAATGTGTTGAGTGGAATCTCGTAAAGGAAATAATAGATATTTTCACACAAAATCAGGAGGAGACATTATGA
- a CDS encoding permease prefix domain 1-containing protein codes for MNQILDYIEVMFKSLPHTDEVEKLKMNMTDSMELKFNQYLEEGKRESEAIGLVIGEFGSIEELKEALGLNMNDDEGVIYLETPRVEEYLIFIKRFAMMISMGVAVIMVGIGATEYFDNLIIFFLSLIVGVTLFVYYGMLYATYDDITDTGIVDSVQYQRLNKIQKNYQPSFIRSIVLGVALCIIAVFSVVYLEDFMHVKQYSSLLFMFITAIAVVLFINAGVNHSHLVMLTSRHEWTKSKAGSSDLKETLKREERIESITGILMGLAAMVYLILGFTMNLWHPGWIIFPIVALVGELITNIKKE; via the coding sequence ATGAATCAAATTTTAGATTATATCGAAGTGATGTTTAAATCACTACCGCACACAGACGAAGTTGAAAAACTAAAAATGAATATGACGGATTCAATGGAATTAAAATTTAATCAGTATCTTGAAGAAGGAAAACGGGAGTCGGAGGCAATTGGTCTTGTAATTGGAGAGTTTGGCAGTATCGAAGAACTCAAAGAAGCCCTTGGTCTTAATATGAATGATGATGAAGGCGTCATTTATCTTGAGACTCCGCGCGTTGAGGAATATCTCATATTTATTAAAAGGTTCGCAATGATGATTTCGATGGGTGTTGCAGTAATTATGGTCGGAATCGGCGCAACTGAGTATTTTGATAATTTAATTATTTTCTTTCTTTCTCTGATTGTGGGTGTAACGCTTTTTGTATATTATGGAATGCTTTACGCAACCTATGATGATATAACAGACACAGGTATTGTGGACTCAGTTCAGTATCAACGACTCAATAAAATTCAAAAGAATTATCAACCATCATTTATTCGTTCGATCGTTCTTGGTGTGGCATTATGCATCATCGCAGTATTTTCAGTTGTATATTTAGAAGATTTTATGCATGTTAAACAGTATTCTTCATTATTGTTTATGTTTATTACTGCTATCGCGGTCGTTTTGTTTATCAATGCGGGTGTAAACCATTCTCATCTTGTAATGCTCACATCACGACATGAATGGACTAAAAGTAAAGCCGGTTCCTCTGATTTAAAAGAAACCTTAAAACGTGAGGAACGTATTGAGAGTATCACAGGTATACTTATGGGACTTGCAGCGATGGTGTACCTTATTCTTGGATTTACCATGAACTTATGGCATCCAGGTTGGATTATCTTTCCAATCGTTGCCTTAGTGGGTGAATTAATTACAAACATAAAAAAAGAATAA
- a CDS encoding low molecular weight protein-tyrosine-phosphatase produces the protein MKHILFVCLGNICRSPMAEGIFKDLYGDQYVVGSAATSSWEHGNPVHPGTASILEEMGISTDGMFSSQLTIDDFYRYDYIIGMDKSNVENILKIAPKGTEHKVYLFLDQVDNLKGHEVPDPYYTGDFEETKNLILHGSHAWHQFLTKKE, from the coding sequence ATGAAACATATTTTATTTGTTTGTCTTGGGAACATCTGTCGTTCTCCGATGGCCGAAGGTATATTTAAAGATCTATATGGAGATCAATACGTTGTGGGATCTGCGGCTACGAGTTCTTGGGAACATGGGAATCCTGTACATCCTGGAACAGCATCTATTTTAGAAGAGATGGGGATTTCCACCGACGGAATGTTCTCATCACAACTAACAATCGACGATTTTTATCGATATGATTATATAATCGGAATGGATAAAAGCAATGTAGAAAACATCTTAAAGATTGCACCAAAAGGAACAGAACACAAAGTGTATCTATTCCTAGATCAAGTAGATAATTTAAAAGGGCACGAAGTACCCGATCCATACTATACTGGCGACTTTGAAGAGACTAAAAATCTTATCTTACATGGTTCTCATGCTTGGCATCAATTCCTAACTAAAAAAGAATAA
- a CDS encoding LrgB family protein: MNSLYSSPLFGLVITFGVYLGSQQLQRKFKSPLLNPLLITSLTIIILLTVLGIDYESYNQGGKFLTALIGPATVALAIPLYNNLDLLKKYKRLVLISTLTGVIVHALCILVLSLVLNLDSKMIATVIPKSVTTAIAADVAFSLGGIKTLTICIVIVTGILGAALAPIINKRFHISNPLAQGLALGTAAHAVGTSKAIEMGELQGTMATLSLILTGLVTVALSPLTLKIITAIM, from the coding sequence ATGAATTCATTATACAGTAGTCCCCTCTTTGGACTGGTGATCACTTTTGGCGTCTATCTTGGATCCCAGCAATTACAAAGAAAATTTAAATCACCCCTCTTGAATCCACTCCTTATTACTTCCCTAACAATTATTATCCTTCTCACCGTGCTTGGTATCGATTATGAGAGTTATAATCAAGGTGGTAAATTCTTAACGGCTCTAATCGGTCCTGCTACCGTAGCACTTGCAATACCACTCTATAATAATCTTGATTTGCTTAAAAAGTATAAGAGACTTGTACTCATTAGTACACTTACCGGCGTAATCGTCCATGCACTTTGTATTTTAGTTCTTTCTTTAGTTTTAAATCTCGATTCAAAGATGATCGCAACCGTTATTCCTAAATCAGTCACTACTGCTATTGCTGCAGATGTTGCATTTAGTTTAGGGGGAATTAAAACACTGACGATCTGCATTGTGATTGTAACCGGAATTCTAGGGGCAGCCCTCGCACCGATTATCAATAAACGATTCCATATTAGCAACCCCTTAGCTCAAGGTCTCGCATTAGGAACTGCTGCACATGCAGTCGGAACTTCTAAAGCCATTGAAATGGGTGAGTTACAAGGTACGATGGCTACTTTGTCTTTAATTCTAACTGGACTGGTTACCGTAGCACTGAGCCCGTTAACATTGAAAATTATTACTGCTATAATGTAG
- a CDS encoding CidA/LrgA family protein, whose translation MNILSQLFLILAFTYAGETITTLLHLPVPGSIVGLFLLFGALQLKLIKVKQVEESGSWLKNNMAFLFVPATVGIMPYFDIIQKSWLNITIVLIVSTLITYIITGVVAEFLNKKGVH comes from the coding sequence ATGAACATACTAAGTCAATTATTTTTAATCCTCGCATTCACTTATGCAGGTGAAACGATCACAACACTACTCCACTTACCAGTTCCTGGAAGTATTGTTGGCCTTTTTCTTTTATTCGGTGCTTTACAGTTGAAGCTTATTAAAGTAAAACAAGTTGAAGAATCAGGTTCGTGGCTTAAGAATAATATGGCGTTTCTTTTTGTTCCCGCAACCGTTGGGATTATGCCCTACTTCGATATTATCCAAAAATCTTGGCTGAATATTACAATCGTATTAATCGTTTCAACTTTAATTACGTATATTATTACGGGAGTGGTTGCTGAGTTTTTAAATAAGAAAGGCGTACACTAA